The following coding sequences are from one Panicum hallii strain FIL2 chromosome 5, PHallii_v3.1, whole genome shotgun sequence window:
- the LOC112891775 gene encoding protein HESO1-like translates to MTALPLRAQPLRASGLLCFLNISLLSDSLLPCFSFPGGYDWASGGAICPVFAQPFAGDERILQDFSMNDSVHDNIVLDKCVKDILALIKPAEDDRSKRLSTIQELENCIHSLASLTGAAVKPFGSFVSDLYSKSGDLDLSVQFGNGSNLPINKKKKQNVLREVRRALRGFAGYVQFIPHARVPVLQYVSNRYGISCDISINNFAGRIKSKIFYWVNTLDERFGDMVLLIKEWAKAQNINDPKSGSLNSYSLCLLVLFHFQTLEPPILPPLKEIYEGNIAEDITEGAFYNEQHLDELCVTNIERFRLQNQRQRNESSLCHLLGIFFQKFAHISALPGNVISTYSGQIERIQDNPSWMTKSYHLFVEDPVERPDNAARAVSMKGLGRIASAFNDACRKFDSLEHIDRNELLALLCTPGVGSKLGGRVLANSYAKIPQRNNQHTRTGGRTERDQRLQVSRFTGTRTVHKNPQVDTTMHQAAVQFRNHGHVTSVRQAAAAHLNRSQQNYTTVHQMAPYQNHNLPQVYSIRPQMAVPYQTHYQQVCAAGFQTEGPYQSHNQVYGTGFHTPRPYQSHNQVYQAGFQPAGTYRNQSQQGLTPGLQTSGPNQNQQRRKGYTSNHQANRHAVTTARYEPVRGQFNNGSIQDSRYQASNSAASQR, encoded by the exons ATGACAGCCCTCCCGCTCAGGGCTCAGCCGCTCAGGGCCTCAGGtctcctctgtttcttaaaCATTTCCCTTCTCTCGGACTCTCTCCTCCCTTGCTTTTCCTTCCCTGGCGGCTATgactgggcgagcggcggcgccattTGTCCTGTCTTCGCCCAGCCCTTTGCCGGCGACGAGCGCATCCTCCAG GATTTCAGCATGAATGATTCTGTTCATGACAATATTGTACTGGACAAATGTGTCAAGGACATCCTTGCACTAATCAAACCAGCAGAGGATGATAGAAGCAAAAGACTATCCACAATCCAGGAGCTGGAAAATTGCATCCATTCTCTTGCATCCTTGACAG GTGCTGCTGTCAAACCTTTTGGGTCCTTTGTATCAGATCTTTACTCAAAATCGGGCGACTTAGATTTATCTGTGCAGTTTGGAAATGGTTCAAACCTCCCTATAAACAAGAAAAAGAAGCAGAATGTCTTGAGAGAAGTTAGGAGAGCTTTACGAG GTTTTGCTGGATATGTTCAGTTCATTCCTCATGCAAGAGTTCCAGTCCTTCAATATGTGAGCAACCGCTATGGCATCTCCTGTGATATATCAATCAACAACTTTGCTGGTCGAATTAAATCCAAAATCTTCTACTGGGTGAATACTTTAGATGAGCGGTTTGGTGATATGGTTTTGCTG ATCAAGGAATGGGCAAAAGCTCAAAACATTAATGATCCAAAGAGTGGGTCCCTCAACTCCTATTCCCTTTGCCTACTTGTCCTCTTTCATTTTCAG ACATTGGAGCCACCAATTCTACCACCTCTGAAGGAGATTTATGAAGGGAACATTGCAGAAGATATTACAG AAGGGGCATTCTATAATGAGCAACATCTTGATGAGCTTTGTGTCACAAACATAGAAAGATTTAGACTCCAGAACCAGCGCCAAAGAAATGAAAGTTCTCTTTGTCATCTACTTGGGATTTTTTTTCAAAAG TTTGCTCATATCAGTGCCCTTCCGGGCAATGTCATATCTACTTACTCGGGCCAGATTGAACGAATCCAGGACAACCCAAGTTGGATGACCAAATCTTACCATTTATTT GTTGAAGATCCAGTTGAGAGACCGGATAATGCAGCTAGAGCGGTTAGTATGAAAGGTCTTGGCCGAATTGCTAGTGCATTCAATGATGCTTGCCGCAAGTTTGACTCCCTTGAGCATATCGACCGGAATGAATTATTAGCGCTGTTGTGTACCCCTGGTGTTGGCTCGAAGCTTGGTGGAAGAGTCCTAGCTAACTCTTACGCAAAAATTCCACAAAGGAATAACCAGCATACCAGAACGGGAGGACGCACAGAGCGTGATCAACGCCTCCAGGTATCCAGGTTTACTGGAACCAGAACAGTTCACAAAAACCCACAGGTGGATACTACAATGCACCAAGCAGCAGTACAATTTCGTAACCATGGACATGTTACTTCAGTACGGCAAGCAGCGGCTGCACACCTGAATCGCAGTCAGCAGAATTATACCACAGTACATCAGATGGCACCATACCAGAACCATAATCTCCCACAGGTGTATTCTATTCGGCCCCAAATGGCTGTACCATACCAGACTCACTATCAGCAGGTTTGTGCTGCAGGGTTTCAAACTGAAGGACCATACCAGAGTCATAATCAGGTTTATGGTACAGGATTCCATACACCAAGACCATACCAGAGTCATAATCAGGTCTACCAAGCAGGGTTCCAACCAGCAGGAACATATCGGAACCAGAGCCAACAGGGGCTTACTCCAGGGCTGCAAACCTCAGGTCCGAACCAGAATCAGCAGCGGCGAAAGGGATACACATCAAATCATCAGGCTAATAGGCATGCTGTGACGACAGCGAGGTATGAGCCAGTTCGTGGACAGTTCAACAACGGATCAATACAAGACTCGCGATATCAAGCATCAAACAGTGCAGCTTCTCAAAGATAG